A region of the Muricauda sp. MAR_2010_75 genome:
GAGGCCTTGGAATTGGGACTCATTGATGGGAAAGGAGACTACGGTTCTTTGGCCTCGGCCGATTTGGTTTTTGTTAGTATTCCGGTAAATGCGCTGGTACAGGAGCTGCCCAAAATCTTGGATGCCGCTGGTGATGAAACTGTTGTGGTTGATGCAGGTTCCACCAAAAGTTTGATTTGCGAATCTGTTGATAATCACCCCAAACGCCGGAATTTTATGGCCTGCCACCCAATTGCGGGTACGGAGTTCTCTGGGCCATCTGCAGCCATTGAAGGCTTGTACGATGGAAAGACCAACATTATCTGTGAGGTAGAGAAGACCGCTTTTAAGCTTCAGGAACGGGCTTTGGCCATTTTTCAGGAGTTGAATATGCGCATTCGTTATATGAATCCTGAAGCGCATGATAAACACATCGCCTATGTATCCCATTTATCACACATCAGCTCATTTATGTTGGGAAAAACCGTAATTGAGAAAGAAAAAAATGAGCGTGATATTTTTGACATGGCGGGGAGTGGTTTTGAAAGTACCGTTCGTTTGGCAAAGAGTTCACCAGACATGTGGACCCCCATCTTTGAACAGAACAAGGACAATGTGGTGGAGACGTTGGAAGAGTACATTCAAAACCTGATAAAATTCAAAAAGCTGATTGAGGAGAATGATTTTGAGAGCGTACATCAAGAAATGAACAATACCAATAGAATAAAACAAATATTAAAAGGAATACCACTTACAAAAAAATAGAGCGTATTATGGAAAACAGGAAGGAAATGAGAAAATGGCTGGATGATATGAACTTGGGTCATCCACTGGTTATAGCAGGCCCCTGCAGTGCGGAAACCGAAGAGCAGGTGCTGAAAGTAGCCCATGAATTAAAGGATACCGACGTGAGCTACTACCGTGCCGGAATCTGGAAACCCAGGACCCGCCCAGGCAATTTTGAAGGAGTTGGAGCCATTGGATTGAAGTGGTTGCAAAAGGTAAAGGAAGAAACCGGACTTAAAACGGCCACTGAAGTGGCCAATAGAGCGCACGTTGATTTGGCTTTGGAACACGACGTTGACCTGTTATGGATTGGTGCCCGATCTACAGTGAGCCCATTCATTGTTCAGGAAATCGCGGATGCCTTGGAAGGTACGGAGAAAATTGTGTTGATCAAGAATCCGGTGAATCCAGATTTATCTTTGTGGTTGGGTGCTGTGGAACGACTGTACTCTGCCAACATTGAAAAATTGGGGGTGATCCACAGAGGATTTTCAACCTATGAAAAAACCAAATACCGAAACATTCCAGAATGGCAATTGGCCATTGAGTTGCAGACCAAATTTCCTGATCTGCCCATCATCAATGACCCAAGCCATATTTCTGGGAAACGTGATTTGATCTTTGATGTATCGCAGACCGCTTTGGATTTAAATTTTGATGGTTTGATGATTGAGACCCACTGCGACCCAGACAACGCATGGAGTGATGCTGCCCAGCAGGTAACCCCAGAAAGATTGGTACAGATCATGAAAGACCTTCGTATTAGAAAAGAAACCGATGAGGAAGCTGAATACAACAACAAATTGAGCAACTTAAGGGCTCAAATAGATGTATTGGACAATCAGTTGATCGACCTTTTGGGAAAACGCATGAAAGTTTCCGATGGCATCGGTGAGTTGAAGAAGCAAAAGAACGTTGCTGTGTTGCAAAGCAATCGATGGAATGCCATTTTGGGCAATATGATCTTGGAAGGCGAACAGCGCGGATTAAGCGAAGAATTTGTGTTGCGAATGTTCAAGGCCATTCACCAAGAATCCATTAACCACCAGGAGAAAATCATCAACGCTTAGTAAATCACTAAGTCATATTTTAAGACTGTTTGGAAGAAGAGAATAGAAAACTCCGATTCCAAACAGTTTTTTTATCTTCAAACTGTAACAATGGAGAAAGGATGAACTCTTTACAGACGTAAATAACACTATCATGAGAAAATTCTATACCCTTTGTTTGTTGTTGCTCCCCATGACCTTCTTTGCCCAACGTATGATTGATACCGAAGTGGGCGAATTTAACAAGATCAAAGTTTTTGATTTGATCGAAGTGAATCTTATTCAATCTGATGAAAACCGAATAACCATAAAAGGATGGAATGTGGATGACATTATATACACCAATAAAAATGGAGTCTTGAAACTTCGGATGCAATTGGACAAAAAGTTTCAAGGTGAGGATACTTTTATTGAAGTTTATTATACCGACTTAGAGGTAATCGATGGCAATGAAGGCGCCAAAATTACCTGTAATGAATTGGTGACGAAAAGTAGAATTGAGTTGAAAGCTCAAGAAGGAGCAAAAATTCGAATTGGAATGGATGTTGACCATGCTGATGTTCGAGCGGTCACTGGAGGTATTGTTGAAGCATCGGGTTTGGCCAAAAACCAATCGATTGTCATTAATACCGGTGGAATTTTTGATGGAAGAAATCTGAGAACTTCCAGCACGGACGTAAAAATATCAGCAGGAGGAGAGGCTGATGTGTTTGCATCGGAGTTGGTGGACATTAACCTTAAGGCTGGTGGCGATGTAACGGTCTATGGAAATCCCAAAAGAGTCCATAAAAAAACCTTTGCCGGGGGTAGGGTTTATATGCGTGACTGATTTAAAAAATAAAAAAAGCCCTTTATTCAATAAAGGGCTTTTTCATGTCAAGCTGTAACTGACTAATTATTTCCTGAAAATATATCTGGTAATGAAAATACCTTGTCCGTCGCCTTTACCACCTTCACTTTCAACGCCACTCACAACAAACGCCAATTCCCATCCGTTGGTTATCATGTCATTGATCATAGAGGTGATCACAGCATCATTGGCCGCGATGTTTTGGAAGCGGATACCACCCAAATTATAGAAGTTCAATAATTTGGTTTCTTCAAAATTCTTTACTCGGATTTCACTTCGGTCAGATTTGTTCCTTGTATTGTCGTCTTCCGTCTGTACACTTGTAAATTCTTTGTAATCTTTGTCCTCAAGGGCGTTGATGATTCTAGATCTACCAAGGCCATTGGGCACAATAGATTCCACACTGGTGATGACCTTGTACTGTTGGGCATTCATACTGAATGCGGCAGCTAGGGTTATCACTGCGGTAAAAATGATTTTTTTCATGATAAATAAGTTGTTGATTGTTAAAACTATAGACAAAGATATACGCACAAAAAGAAGGATTATTGTTTCTTTGCAATGAAAATATGAACAAATAGTGAACGGAACTGTTTATAAGTCAACGGGAAGTTGGTATACCGTAAAGTCCAAAGACGGGAAATTTTACGAATGCCGTATTAAGGGGAAGTTCCGTACCCATGGAATTAAGAGCACCAATCCGATAGCTGTGGGAGACCATGTGGTGTTTAAACTGGAAACTATTGGAGATGAGACTGTTGGGGTGATTTCGGAAATCAAGGAGCGGAAGAATTATATCATCCGTAAGTCGGTTAAACTCTCCAAACAGACCCATATTATTGCCGCCAATCTAGATCAGGTTTTTTTGTTGATCACTTTAAATAACCCTACCACCTTTACCAGTTTTATAGACCGATTTTTAGTAACGGCCGAAGCCTATGATATTCCCGTGGTATTACTGTTCAATAAGATGGACGTGTATGATAATGAGGAAATGGTAGAAGTAAGCTATTTGGTCCAGTTGTACTCCAATATTGGTTACCATTGCATCGAAATTGCCGCCAAAGAGGGAAAGAATGTGGATAAGGTGAAGGAATTGATGCTAGATAAAACAAGCATGTTTGCCGGACATTCCGGAGTGGGAAAATCCACCTTGGTCAATGCCTTGGAACCAGGCCTTAGACTAAAGACTGCAGAAATTTCGGAACAGCATCTACAGGGTCTGCACACCACTACTTTTGCCGAAATGTACGACCTTTCCTTTGGTGCACGTATCATTGATACCCCTGGTATAAAAGGATTCGGAATTGTGGATATGGATGAAGATGAGATTGGGGATTATTTTCCTGAATTCTTTAAGTTGAAATCAGAATGCAAGTTCAATAATTGTTTGCATTTGGATGAGCCTAAATGTGCGGTGAAAGAAGCTTTGGAAAATAACGAGATAGCTTGGAGCCGATATAGGAGCTATGTGCAAATGGTGACTGGGGAAGAGGAAAATCCATATCGAGAGCGGTCATGAGAGCAGTCATTCAGAGAGTATCAAGAGCAAGTGTTACTGTAGAGGAAAAAATTATTTCTTCCATTGATGATGGACTTTTGGTGTTGTTGGGCATAGAAGATGCCGATGGAACGGAGGACATAGAGTGGCTCTCCAAAAAAGTAGTCAACCTACGAATTTTTAATGACGATGAGGGAATAATGAACCGTTCCGTACTGGATGTTGATGGAGACATCATTGTGGTAAGCCAATTTACACTGCACGCCCAGACCAAAAAGGGCAATCGGCCTTCCTATATCAAGGCTGCGAAACCAGATGTGGCCATTCCCATGTATGAAACATTTGTAAAAAAGCTAGAAGAAGATTTGGGAAAAAAAGCGGGTACGGGAGTCTTTGGGGCCGACATGAAAGTGGAGTTACTGAACGATGGTCCGGTGACCATTATTATGGATACAAAAAACCGAGAATAATGAATATTAAGAATGCCCAAAAAGCCGTAGATGAATGGATTAAGAACCATGGAGTTCGCTATTTCAATGAATTGACCAATATGGCGCAACTCACAGAGGAAGTAGGGGAAGTGGCCAGAATCATTGCCCGCCGGTATGGTGAACAAAGTGAAAAAGAATCCGATAAGTCCAAAGATTTGGGCGAGGAATTGGCTGATGTGCTCTTTGTGGTACTCTGTTTGGCCAACCAAACGGGAATTGATCTTCAAGAAGCCTTTGACAAAAAACTGGACCTTAAGGCCAAACGGGACCATGACCGACATCAAAATAACAAAAAGCTCAAATAAAGTTGGCTGCTTAAGGGGACATTAGTTGGGTTTTTTCTAGTTTTGGACCTTTATTTCAAACCAAGAGAGCATTGAGACTTCAGCTTACCATACCTCAGGAAAAAATCATTAAAAAAAGCATTCAAATCACGGGCTCCAAAAGTGAGACCAACCGCTCTTTATTGCTTCAGGCCCTTTTTCCAAATCTGAAAATAGAGAACCTTTCCAATTCGGATGATGGTGAGGTCATGCAACAAGGACTCAAAAAAACTACGGGAGAGGTGGACATCCACCATGCGGGTACCGCCATGCGATTTTTAACGGGCTATTTTGCTTCGCAAGAGGGTAAAGAAGTGGTCCTTACAGGGTCGAAGCGTATGCAGGAGCGGCCTATCAAAGTTTTGGTGGATGCCCTTCGCGAACTGGGCGCCGACATCCGATATGTAAAGAATGAAGGTTATCCGCCTATCAAGATAACAGGAAAGAAATTGGTCAAAAACAAAGTCTCGCTTCCGGCCAATATCAGCAGCCAGTATATTTCATCCTTACTTTTGATCGCGCCCAGTCTGGAAAATGGCCTGGAATTGGAATTGGTGGGGAAAATCACTTCAGTCCCTTACATTAAAATGACCTTGGCCCTTTTGGAGCAAATTGGCGTGAACACCTCTTTTGAAGGCAATCATATAAAAGTTGATTCAAAAGATACGGTTGAAGATGCCACGTTGGTGGTAGAATCGGATTGGAGCTCCGCCAGTTATTTTTACAGTATTGTGGCGCTATGCGATGTGGGAACAGAAATTCGGTTGTCCTCCTATAAAAAGGATTCCTTGCAGGGCGACAGCGTTTTGGCTAAGATTTATTCCGATTTTGGAGTTGAAACCTCGTTTTCCAAAAATACCATCACCTTGACCAAAATCTCAAATAATATTCCATCAAAGGTGCAATACGATCTTTCCAATGCTCCAGATACGGCCCAGACCATTGCGGTGACTTGTTTGGGATTGGGCATAGGATGTCATCTTACCGGATTGCACACCTTGCCCATTAAAGAGACCGATCGTTTGGCCGCCTTGCAGACCGAGCTCTCAAAATTAGGGGCCCAAGTGGACATTGATTCGGAAAGTTTGACCCTTCACCCAACGGAAAACATTACACCCGATGTGGCCATAGACACCTATAACGATCACAGAATGGCCATGGCCTTCGCTCCATTGGCTTTGCGAACAGCGTTGTTTGTCAATGATGCCGGAGTGGTTTCAAAATCCTACCCTGATTTTTGGAAAGACCTCACCACGCTGGGTATCGGTATCCAAGAAGTGTAAATGACATTTAATCACCAAATTACTTGACATCCCCTATGCTGAGGTTGTATATTTGCCATCTTTTAAAAAAATCAAAATAAGTCTACATGAAATTATCAAACTTCAACTTTGAGCTTCCTAAAGAATTATTGGCCGAATACCCTTCAGAGAACCGGGACGAGTCAAAATTGATGGTAGTTCATCGGGATTCAGGAAAAATTGAACATAAAATGTTCAAAGACCTAATTGATTATTTTGATGAGGGAGATGTAATGGTGTTGAACAATACCAAGGTATTTCCTGCAAGACTTTATGGGAATAAAGAAAAAACAGGAGCCCGCATTGAGGTGTTTTTATTGCGTGAGTTGAATCAAGAGCAACGTCTTTGGGATGTGTTGGTAGACCCTGCCAGAAAAATCAGGATTGGTAACAAACTGTATTTTGGTGAAGATGAAAGTTTGGTGGCCGAAGTTATTGATAACACCACATCCAGAGGAAGGACCTTGCGTTTTCTTTATGACGGTTCTTATACGGATTTCCGAAGAAAATTACGGGAATTGGGACAAACCCCATTGCCAAAATACATTAAAAGGGATGTTGAACCAGAAGATGAGGAAAGATACCAAACCATTTATGCCAAGTACGAGGGAGCTGTTGCTGCACCAACGGCAGGTTTGCATTTCTCCAAGCATTTGTTGAAGCGTTTGGAAATAAAGGGAATCGACTTTGCAGAGGTAACCTTGCACGTG
Encoded here:
- a CDS encoding prephenate dehydrogenase, with translation MNIVVIGIGLIGGSFAKDVKKLYPEVQITGVDKSEAHLDEALELGLIDGKGDYGSLASADLVFVSIPVNALVQELPKILDAAGDETVVVDAGSTKSLICESVDNHPKRRNFMACHPIAGTEFSGPSAAIEGLYDGKTNIICEVEKTAFKLQERALAIFQELNMRIRYMNPEAHDKHIAYVSHLSHISSFMLGKTVIEKEKNERDIFDMAGSGFESTVRLAKSSPDMWTPIFEQNKDNVVETLEEYIQNLIKFKKLIEENDFESVHQEMNNTNRIKQILKGIPLTKK
- a CDS encoding bifunctional 3-deoxy-7-phosphoheptulonate synthase/chorismate mutase type II; translation: MENRKEMRKWLDDMNLGHPLVIAGPCSAETEEQVLKVAHELKDTDVSYYRAGIWKPRTRPGNFEGVGAIGLKWLQKVKEETGLKTATEVANRAHVDLALEHDVDLLWIGARSTVSPFIVQEIADALEGTEKIVLIKNPVNPDLSLWLGAVERLYSANIEKLGVIHRGFSTYEKTKYRNIPEWQLAIELQTKFPDLPIINDPSHISGKRDLIFDVSQTALDLNFDGLMIETHCDPDNAWSDAAQQVTPERLVQIMKDLRIRKETDEEAEYNNKLSNLRAQIDVLDNQLIDLLGKRMKVSDGIGELKKQKNVAVLQSNRWNAILGNMILEGEQRGLSEEFVLRMFKAIHQESINHQEKIINA
- a CDS encoding head GIN domain-containing protein, coding for MRKFYTLCLLLLPMTFFAQRMIDTEVGEFNKIKVFDLIEVNLIQSDENRITIKGWNVDDIIYTNKNGVLKLRMQLDKKFQGEDTFIEVYYTDLEVIDGNEGAKITCNELVTKSRIELKAQEGAKIRIGMDVDHADVRAVTGGIVEASGLAKNQSIVINTGGIFDGRNLRTSSTDVKISAGGEADVFASELVDINLKAGGDVTVYGNPKRVHKKTFAGGRVYMRD
- the rsgA gene encoding ribosome small subunit-dependent GTPase A, which encodes MNGTVYKSTGSWYTVKSKDGKFYECRIKGKFRTHGIKSTNPIAVGDHVVFKLETIGDETVGVISEIKERKNYIIRKSVKLSKQTHIIAANLDQVFLLITLNNPTTFTSFIDRFLVTAEAYDIPVVLLFNKMDVYDNEEMVEVSYLVQLYSNIGYHCIEIAAKEGKNVDKVKELMLDKTSMFAGHSGVGKSTLVNALEPGLRLKTAEISEQHLQGLHTTTFAEMYDLSFGARIIDTPGIKGFGIVDMDEDEIGDYFPEFFKLKSECKFNNCLHLDEPKCAVKEALENNEIAWSRYRSYVQMVTGEEENPYRERS
- the dtd gene encoding D-aminoacyl-tRNA deacylase, translating into MRAVIQRVSRASVTVEEKIISSIDDGLLVLLGIEDADGTEDIEWLSKKVVNLRIFNDDEGIMNRSVLDVDGDIIVVSQFTLHAQTKKGNRPSYIKAAKPDVAIPMYETFVKKLEEDLGKKAGTGVFGADMKVELLNDGPVTIIMDTKNRE
- a CDS encoding nucleotide pyrophosphohydrolase, whose translation is MNIKNAQKAVDEWIKNHGVRYFNELTNMAQLTEEVGEVARIIARRYGEQSEKESDKSKDLGEELADVLFVVLCLANQTGIDLQEAFDKKLDLKAKRDHDRHQNNKKLK
- a CDS encoding 3-phosphoshikimate 1-carboxyvinyltransferase gives rise to the protein MRLQLTIPQEKIIKKSIQITGSKSETNRSLLLQALFPNLKIENLSNSDDGEVMQQGLKKTTGEVDIHHAGTAMRFLTGYFASQEGKEVVLTGSKRMQERPIKVLVDALRELGADIRYVKNEGYPPIKITGKKLVKNKVSLPANISSQYISSLLLIAPSLENGLELELVGKITSVPYIKMTLALLEQIGVNTSFEGNHIKVDSKDTVEDATLVVESDWSSASYFYSIVALCDVGTEIRLSSYKKDSLQGDSVLAKIYSDFGVETSFSKNTITLTKISNNIPSKVQYDLSNAPDTAQTIAVTCLGLGIGCHLTGLHTLPIKETDRLAALQTELSKLGAQVDIDSESLTLHPTENITPDVAIDTYNDHRMAMAFAPLALRTALFVNDAGVVSKSYPDFWKDLTTLGIGIQEV
- the queA gene encoding tRNA preQ1(34) S-adenosylmethionine ribosyltransferase-isomerase QueA; amino-acid sequence: MKLSNFNFELPKELLAEYPSENRDESKLMVVHRDSGKIEHKMFKDLIDYFDEGDVMVLNNTKVFPARLYGNKEKTGARIEVFLLRELNQEQRLWDVLVDPARKIRIGNKLYFGEDESLVAEVIDNTTSRGRTLRFLYDGSYTDFRRKLRELGQTPLPKYIKRDVEPEDEERYQTIYAKYEGAVAAPTAGLHFSKHLLKRLEIKGIDFAEVTLHVGLGTFNPVEVEDLSKHKMDSEELVIDEKATEIVNSAKENKRKVCAVGTTVMRGLESAVSSEHTLNTFEGWTNKFIFPPYEFSIANCMITNFHLPKSTLLMMVSAFAGHDLIKKAYKQAILEGYRFYSYGDAMLIL